A stretch of the Microcebus murinus isolate Inina chromosome 6, M.murinus_Inina_mat1.0, whole genome shotgun sequence genome encodes the following:
- the ARF6 gene encoding ADP-ribosylation factor 6 produces MGKVLSKIFGNKEMRILMLGLDAAGKTTILYKLKLGQSVTTIPTVGFNVETVTYKNVKFNVWDVGGQDKIRPLWRHYYTGTQGLIFVVDCADRDRIDEARQELHRIINDREMRDAIILIFANKQDLPDAMKPHEIQEKLGLTRIRDRNWYVQPSCATSGDGLYEGLTWLTSNYKS; encoded by the coding sequence ATGGGGAAGGTGCTATCCAAAATCTTCGGGAACAAGGAAATGCGGATCCTCATGTTGGGCCTGGACGCGGCCGGCAAGACAACAATCCTGTACAAGTTGAAGCTGGGCCAGTCGGTGACCACCATTCCCACCGTGGGTTTCAACGTGGAGACGGTGACTTACAAAAACGTCAAGTTCAACGTATGGGATGTGGGCGGGCAGGACAAGATCCGGCCGCTCTGGCGGCATTACTACACCGGGACCCAGGGTCTGATCTTCGTAGTGGACTGCGCCGACCGCGACCGCATCGACGAGGCCCGCCAGGAGCTGCACCGCATTATCAATGACCGGGAGATGAGGGACGCCATAATCCTCATCTTCGCCAACAAGCAGGACCTGCCTGATGCCATGAAACCCCACGAGATCCAGGAGAAACTGGGCCTGACCCGGATTCGGGACAGGAACTGGTATGTGCAGCCCTCCTGTGCCACCTCAGGGGATGGACTCTATGAGGGGCTCACATGGTTAACCTCTAACTACAAATCCTAA